The following are from one region of the Methanospirillum hungatei genome:
- a CDS encoding DUF2156 domain-containing protein, producing the protein MKLHEEDFHPIEIEDKVIFDRIFKKYPIQHSENTFGTLYCWRSYGNYSICEHEDSLIIKGETENYRSYRFPLGSLNPEVFEATIKLAEELHDDAPLLILEPWQLSWVEKNRPDLIFKQDRDFFDYVYRSDILATLPGQDFLTVRKHLNRFRKKCPSTIEQISEANMDDVLEFLIRWCAQRECDKYTILKHEKEAIHEAINYFSELNFSGITVNPRGEIGAIAIFEELNPETAVVHYEKGLPDCEGIYKEVNFQTALHLQDRYKYINRESDMGIPGLREAKERYHPDHMVKLYYLEKTLK; encoded by the coding sequence ATGAAGTTACATGAAGAAGATTTTCATCCAATTGAAATAGAAGACAAAGTAATTTTTGATCGCATTTTTAAAAAATATCCAATACAACATTCTGAAAATACATTTGGAACACTGTATTGTTGGCGCTCATATGGTAATTATTCAATTTGCGAACATGAAGACTCTCTTATTATTAAAGGCGAAACGGAAAATTACCGATCATATCGTTTTCCCCTGGGTTCATTGAATCCTGAAGTCTTTGAAGCAACAATAAAACTTGCTGAGGAGCTTCATGATGATGCTCCTTTATTGATACTAGAGCCATGGCAATTGAGTTGGGTAGAAAAAAACCGGCCTGATTTGATTTTTAAGCAGGATAGAGATTTTTTTGATTATGTGTATCGATCAGATATTCTCGCCACTCTTCCAGGACAGGATTTTCTTACTGTTCGCAAACATCTGAATCGGTTTAGAAAAAAGTGCCCTTCGACTATAGAACAAATATCCGAAGCTAACATGGATGATGTTTTAGAATTTTTAATTAGATGGTGTGCACAAAGAGAATGCGATAAGTATACTATTTTAAAACATGAAAAAGAGGCTATCCATGAAGCGATTAATTATTTTTCAGAGCTCAATTTTTCTGGCATTACCGTAAATCCCCGGGGAGAGATTGGTGCTATTGCGATATTTGAAGAGTTAAACCCGGAAACTGCTGTTGTTCATTATGAAAAAGGTCTTCCGGACTGTGAAGGTATATACAAGGAAGTAAATTTTCAGACTGCATTACACCTTCAGGATCGGTATAAGTATATTAATCGTGAGAGTGATATGGGAATACCTGGACTTCGCGAAGCAAAGGAACGATACCATCCGGATCATATGGTGAAATTGTATTATCTGGAAAAAACTCTTAAATGA
- a CDS encoding GNAT family N-acetyltransferase encodes MNHIQFTIVESWNTNSIVRLYKEAGWWKEEYSPDEIPGLIKASYRFIVGIDVTSGETIAMGRIISDGISIGIIQDLCVHSDFRGKGIGQALLQSLVNEARKAGLLKIMLVAEPNTESFYKKSCFISNKNQIFLLHSR; translated from the coding sequence ATGAATCATATTCAATTCACTATAGTTGAGTCCTGGAATACGAATTCAATTGTCCGATTATATAAGGAAGCTGGATGGTGGAAAGAAGAGTATTCTCCTGACGAAATTCCCGGCCTTATCAAGGCAAGTTATAGATTCATTGTTGGAATTGATGTAACATCTGGTGAGACAATTGCGATGGGGCGTATAATATCTGATGGCATAAGCATAGGTATTATTCAGGATTTATGCGTTCATTCAGATTTCCGTGGTAAGGGAATTGGACAAGCTCTTCTTCAATCTTTGGTAAATGAGGCCAGAAAGGCTGGTCTTTTAAAAATTATGCTGGTTGCAGAACCAAATACAGAATCATTTTATAAAAAATCATGTTTTATTTCTAATAAAAACCAGATATTTCTTTTACATAGCAGATAG
- a CDS encoding phosphate uptake regulator PhoU — MEIRRVQMTGGSSYVITLPKDWIESTHIKKNDPLGIMVQPDGTLLITKNTTGDQIQRIKNLEIESGTDPDFFLRILIGVYIAGYNAIHITTKDRMNGNIRMKLREFSNMVIGPEFIEETDSSVLIKDLLNPLEMPIQNSLKRMFVIVKGMYTDAIDAFIAHDSDLISDVIERDNDVDRLFWLIARQTNMIMHNVHLSKKMNVNASEMLPHFQVARIIERVGDHSVRIAKNAHKVHGEEIPQEILEQIRAASMGALKTFEKSVESFFTHDLKKANKTIEYMKDLEDTFSKINTDLLALPAHLAVPVRNITDSIRRSGEYSADISENVINYEMMIEKKT, encoded by the coding sequence ATGGAAATACGCAGAGTTCAAATGACGGGAGGTTCTTCCTATGTAATTACCCTACCGAAAGACTGGATTGAATCGACCCACATTAAAAAAAATGATCCCCTAGGTATAATGGTTCAACCAGATGGAACCCTCCTTATTACAAAGAATACTACTGGTGACCAGATTCAAAGAATTAAAAATCTCGAGATAGAATCCGGTACAGACCCAGATTTCTTTTTGCGAATATTAATAGGAGTTTATATTGCCGGATATAATGCCATACATATCACAACCAAGGACCGTATGAACGGAAATATCCGCATGAAACTGCGTGAATTCTCCAATATGGTAATAGGACCTGAATTTATAGAAGAAACAGATTCTAGTGTTCTCATTAAAGATCTTTTAAATCCTCTTGAGATGCCAATTCAAAATTCTCTCAAACGGATGTTTGTCATTGTGAAGGGGATGTATACTGATGCGATTGATGCATTCATTGCACATGATTCAGACCTTATCTCTGATGTTATAGAACGCGACAATGATGTAGATCGACTGTTCTGGCTTATTGCACGACAAACAAATATGATCATGCATAACGTGCACCTATCTAAAAAGATGAATGTCAATGCATCAGAAATGCTTCCACATTTTCAGGTTGCTCGAATTATTGAGCGAGTTGGAGATCACAGTGTACGAATCGCAAAAAATGCACATAAAGTCCATGGAGAAGAAATACCACAGGAAATATTAGAACAAATTCGGGCAGCGTCAATGGGAGCGCTAAAAACTTTTGAAAAAAGTGTTGAGTCCTTTTTTACCCATGACCTCAAAAAAGCAAATAAAACAATAGAATATATGAAAGATCTCGAAGATACTTTTTCTAAAATCAATACCGACCTTTTGGCCCTTCCGGCACATCTGGCAGTACCGGTTCGCAATATCACGGATAGTATCAGAAGATCAGGAGAATATTCAGCAGATATTTCTGAAAATGTAATTAATTATGAGATGATGATTGAGAAAAAAACCTAA